Proteins from a genomic interval of Quercus lobata isolate SW786 chromosome 11, ValleyOak3.0 Primary Assembly, whole genome shotgun sequence:
- the LOC115969208 gene encoding polyadenylate-binding protein RBP47C-like — protein sequence MCDLLIEKKHVSLKLWLAFYSMILLISLYRNNAEEALQKLNGTVIGKQTVRLSWGRNPANKQFRADYGNQWSGAYYGGQLYDGYGYALPPPHDPSMYVAPFAAYGAYPIYGNQQQVS from the exons ATGTGTGACTTACTAATAGAGAAAAAACATGTTTCATTAAAATTATGGCTTGCCTTTTACTCCATGATCCTCTTAATCTCTCTTTACAGAAATAATGCAGAGGAGGCATTACAGAAATTGAATGGCACAGTAATTGGCAAGCAAACTGTGCGTCTTTCTTGGGGTCGCAATCCAGCAAATAAACAG TTTAGAGCAGATTATGGCAACCAATGGAGTGGGGCATACTATGGAGGGCAGCTTTATGATGGTTATGGATATGCTTTGCCACCACCTCATGACCCAAGCATGTATGTTGCACCATTTGCTGCATATGGAGCTTACCCCATTTATGGAAACCAACAACAAGTGAGCTGA